In Prunus dulcis chromosome 1, ALMONDv2, whole genome shotgun sequence, the following are encoded in one genomic region:
- the LOC117622826 gene encoding uncharacterized protein LOC117622826 has protein sequence MMTRLSMSCNSLTPHPHPAVPISPQLTSTITGIEQKRPRAVAVFAAKSGGFSFNSFLKKCETCGGKGAIECLGCKGTGRNKKNGNIFERWKCFDCQGFGLKGCPTCGQGGLTPEQRGER, from the exons aTGATGACCAGACTTTCCATGTCTTGCAACAGTTTGActcctcatcctcatcctgCAGTACCAATTAGCCCTCAGCTTACCTCAACCATAACAGGCATAGAGCAGAAGAGGCCCAGAGCAGTTGCAGTTTTTGCAGCAAAATCTGGAGGATTTTCATTCAACTCT TTCTTGAAAAAGTGTGAAACCTGTGGAGGCAAAGGTGCAATTGAATGTCTAGGATGCAAG GGAACCGgaagaaataagaagaatGGGAATATTTTTGAGCGATGGAA GTGTTTTGATTGCCAAGGATTCGGACTAAAGGGTTGCCCCACCTGTGGACAAGGAGGACTAACACCAGAACAGAGAGgagaaagataa